In Capsicum annuum cultivar UCD-10X-F1 chromosome 11, UCD10Xv1.1, whole genome shotgun sequence, one genomic interval encodes:
- the LOC107848610 gene encoding BURP domain protein RD22 codes for MEESFCFRSLSKVGYFYNNISIYHSKSFPMKLQALAIFLLVFVASTHASISPEVYWKVKLPNTQIPKVIKDFLPQSDNVVPELKQDNTKEKVYYGLSGYIAISWHHAVNSEYERIALKKMKIPSANRAANKNVIKQVTEGSSFETDHNVDDGPLKQYFLLEKDLEKGKVINFPSLLNKNEAPFLPRQFVESIPFSMEKFSEILNHFSIDSKSKDAQTIKKTIELCEEPEVKHKEKKTCATSLESMVDFGLSVFGTNNILAITSKVKGETQNSQQYTIEQVQQIADGDNMVCHKLNYAYALHYCHFGGSTKTFMVSMIGVDGTKVKAVSVCHKDTSFWNPKSLPFIVLKVKPGTTPICHFLQDDQIVFVPI; via the exons ATGGAGGAGAGTTTCTGCTTCCGAAGTCTATCCAAAGTTGGCTATTTCTACAATAATATATCTATTTATCACAGCAAAAGTTTTCCAATGAAGTTGCAAGCCCTCGCAATTTTCTTG CTTGTTTTTGTGGCAAGTACTCATGCATCAATATCTCCGGAGGTTTATTGGAAAGTAAAATTGCCCAACACTCAAATCCCCAAAGTCATCAAAGATTTTCTTCCTCAATCAG ACAACGTTGTTCCTGAGCTAAAACAAGATAACACTAAGGAGAAAGTGTACTATGGTTTAAGTGGATATATAGCCATTAGTTGGCATCATGCTGTTAATTCGGAGTATGAACGCATCGCGctaaaaaagatgaaaatcccTAGCGCGAATCGCGCTGCTAACAAGAATGTGATCAAACAAGTAACTGAAGGAAGTAGTTTCGAGACTGATCATAACGTAGATGATGGTCCTTTGAAACAATACTTTTTATTAGAGAAGGACTTGGAGAAAGGGAAAGTGATAAACTTTCCCTCTCTCCTAAATAAAAACGAAGCACCCTTTTTGCCTAGGCAATTTGTTGAATCGATTCCCTTCTCGATGGAGAAATTCTCAGAGATCCTCAATCATTTCTCGATAGATAGTAAATCAAAGGATGCTCaaacaataaagaaaacaatCGAACTTTGTGAAGAACCAGAAGTGAAACATAAAGAGAAGAAAACTTGTGCAACTTCTTTAGAGTCTATGGTAGATTTTGGGTTATCTGTGTTTGGGACAAATAATATCCTCGCCATTACTTCTAAGGTAAAAGGGGAAACTCAAAATTCGCAACAATACACAATTGAACAAGTTCAACAAATAGCTGATGGGGATAACATGGTATGCCACAAACTTAACTACGCGTATGCACTACATTATTGTCATTTTGGAGGAAGTACAAAAACATTTATGGTATCTATGATCGGTGTTGATGGAACAAAAGTGAAAGCAGTATCAGTATGCCACAAAGATACATCTTTTTGGAACCCTAAGTCATTACCTTTTATCGTTCTTAAGGTTAAGCCTGGAACTACACCAATTTGTCATTTCCTTCAGGATGACCAAATCGTCTTTGTCCCAATCTAA
- the LOC107847044 gene encoding BURP domain protein RD22 encodes MKLQALTIFLLSFVASTHAAISPVVYWKVKLPNTQIPKVIKDFLPQSDDVSPELKQDNTDANAKVYYGLSQYGTISWHRAATKDEILHFATKKNVIKQVTRGNSAKEEDRPLKQYFFLEKDLEKGNIIKFPTLLNKNEAPFLPRESVESIPFSMEKFSEILNHFSIDRKSKDAQTIKKTIELCDEPEVKHKEKKMCVTSLESMVDFGLSLLRTNNILAITSEVQGETQNSQRYTIEKVQQIADGDSMVCHKLNYVYALHYCHFAGSTRTFMVSMIGDDGTKVKAVSVCHKDASFWNPKSLPFIVLKVKPGTTPICHFLNDDQIVFVPSE; translated from the exons ATGAAGTTGCAAGCCCTGACCATTTTCTTG CTTTCTTTTGTAGCAAGTACTCATGCAGCAATATCTCCAGTGGTTTACTGGAAAGTAAAATTGCCCAATACTCAAATCCCAAAAGTCATCAAAGATTTCCTTCCCCAATCAG ACGACGTTTCTCCTGAGCTAAAACAAGATAACACTGACGCTAACGCGAAAGTGTACTATGGTTTAAGCCAGTATGGTACTATTAGTTGGCATCGTGCTGCTACGAAGGATGAAATTCTTCACTTTGCAACAAAAAAGAATGTGATCAAACAAGTAACTCGAGGAAACAGTGCTAAAGAAGAAGATCGCCCTTTGAAGCAATACTTCTTCTTAGAAAAGGACTTGGAGAAAGGAAACATTATCAAGTTTCCTACTCTCCTAAATAAGAATGAAGCACCTTTTTTGCCGCGAGAGTCTGTGGAATCAATTCCCTTTTCGATGGAGAAATTCTCAGAGATTCTCAATCATTTCTCTATCGATCGTAAATCAAAGGATGCTCAAACGATAAAGAAAACAATCGAACTTTGTGATGAGCCAGAAGTAAAACATAAAGAGAAGAAAATGTGTGTAACTTCTTTAGAGTCTATGGTAGATTTCGGGTTATCCTTACTTAGGACAAACAATATCCTCGCGATTACTTCAGAGGTACAAGGGGAAACTCAAAATTCACAAAGATACACAATTGAAAAAGTTCAACAAATAGCTGATGGGGATAGCATGGTATGCCACAAGCTTAACTACGTGTATGCACTACATTATTGTCACTTTGCAGGAAGTACGAGAACATTTATGGTATCTATGATCGGTGATGATGGAACAAAAGTGAAAGCAGTATCAGTGTGCCATAAAGATGCATCTTTTTGGAACCCTAAGTCATTACCTTTTATCGTTCTTAAGGTTAAGCCTGGAACTACACCAATTTGTCATTTTCTTAATGATGACCAAATTGTCTTTGTCCCTTCAGAATAA